One genomic region from Candidatus Gastranaerophilales bacterium encodes:
- a CDS encoding tetratricopeptide repeat protein, whose protein sequence is MDEPNSAAGEITLKTYDARVEKVFEYLNNNDLDNAKIYLMKFITVEPNHPHACFIMGQILESEGNFMEAADYYERVYNPDMAPEFQQRVAMVFENADRYDLAYTVYKDLYAADPQNQDNIEVLAHACLILGKKEEAAEYYNKLLTITPDNDVALRQLAEIYEHTDKLMYHLTRARIFELEKSLNHMESEYKRALSLAQDEQDVLTVRYRLAKCYKDKKKFHNALDEYLAILGMTEENFNVFMELAEIYTELNNIDAAIEVLKRALKIYPDNKKAMTELADLLLETEHMFEAQQLYEKLHMAEPNNVSLNVNLAKAYLKQSKKEETKRVLLETEKLQPDDNEVLTALAGFYSLEEDFDEAQKYCERIIKKLPNSPLGYRKLAQMYELKGDNSKAHYNFGLYHQLKGEIQDAIDEFTWAVHYDDKDYQAIKKLANLQAQGEEKYQALDFYERLAEHEPDREFAVKEASKIHIAQKEYDLAHLKLQSILDEGTKDFEFYLLNADCLYQMKDFDAALENYKYYDENSNLCTDDEHVKSRIKQLESHVQNPYENNLLSKILKFFDKEEA, encoded by the coding sequence ATGGACGAACCAAATTCAGCGGCAGGCGAAATCACTCTTAAGACCTACGATGCCAGGGTAGAAAAAGTTTTTGAATATTTGAACAATAATGACTTGGACAATGCAAAAATTTATCTGATGAAGTTTATAACCGTTGAGCCGAACCATCCCCATGCCTGTTTTATTATGGGACAAATATTAGAATCAGAGGGCAACTTTATGGAAGCCGCTGATTACTACGAAAGGGTTTATAACCCTGATATGGCGCCTGAATTTCAGCAGCGTGTCGCTATGGTTTTTGAAAATGCCGACAGGTATGATTTAGCTTATACGGTTTATAAAGACCTCTATGCTGCTGACCCTCAAAATCAGGATAATATTGAGGTTTTGGCGCATGCCTGTTTGATTTTAGGCAAAAAGGAAGAAGCTGCGGAATATTATAACAAACTGCTTACTATTACTCCTGATAATGACGTGGCGTTAAGGCAGCTTGCGGAAATTTATGAACATACGGATAAACTTATGTATCACCTTACAAGAGCAAGGATTTTTGAGCTTGAGAAGTCTTTAAACCACATGGAGAGCGAGTACAAGAGGGCTTTGTCTTTGGCGCAGGATGAGCAGGATGTTTTAACCGTCAGATACAGGCTTGCGAAATGCTATAAGGATAAGAAAAAATTTCATAACGCATTGGACGAATATCTTGCAATCCTCGGTATGACGGAAGAAAATTTTAATGTGTTTATGGAGCTTGCAGAAATCTACACTGAATTGAATAATATTGATGCCGCTATTGAGGTTCTGAAACGTGCTTTGAAAATTTATCCCGATAACAAAAAAGCAATGACGGAACTGGCTGATTTACTGCTTGAAACCGAGCATATGTTTGAAGCGCAGCAGCTTTATGAAAAGCTGCATATGGCGGAACCGAACAACGTAAGCCTTAATGTCAATTTGGCAAAAGCTTATCTTAAACAATCCAAAAAAGAAGAGACAAAAAGAGTTTTGCTTGAAACCGAAAAGCTTCAACCCGATGATAATGAAGTTTTAACGGCTTTGGCAGGGTTCTACTCGCTTGAAGAGGATTTTGACGAAGCGCAAAAATACTGCGAGCGTATTATTAAAAAATTGCCTAACAGCCCTTTAGGTTACCGTAAATTGGCTCAAATGTACGAACTTAAAGGCGATAACAGCAAAGCTCATTATAATTTCGGGCTTTATCATCAGCTAAAAGGTGAAATTCAGGACGCAATCGATGAATTTACGTGGGCGGTTCATTATGATGATAAGGATTATCAGGCCATAAAAAAACTTGCTAACCTTCAAGCACAAGGAGAGGAAAAATATCAGGCGCTTGATTTTTACGAAAGGCTGGCAGAGCATGAGCCTGACAGGGAATTTGCGGTGAAAGAAGCGTCAAAAATTCATATTGCTCAAAAAGAATACGATTTGGCGCATTTAAAATTGCAAAGTATTCTTGATGAAGGGACAAAGGATTTTGAATTTTATTTGCTCAATGCGGATTGTCTTTATCAAATGAAGGATTTTGACGCCGCGCTTGAGAATTATAAGTATTATGACGAGAATTCTAACCTTTGTACCGACGATGAGCATGTCAAATCACGTATAAAACAGCTCGAATCGCATGTGCAAAACCCTTATGAAAATAATCTGTTATCAAAAATTTTAAAGTTTTTTGATAAGGAAGAAGCCTGA